In Labrus mixtus chromosome 11, fLabMix1.1, whole genome shotgun sequence, a single window of DNA contains:
- the LOC132984228 gene encoding prostate stem cell antigen-like — translation MTPVTKMLLSLALLSLLISPVLSLDCYVCTSAATNEQCNTNNEECQAPRDTCMTVVDILGSAKVISKQCASQATCNGAAASASVDSNGNGNIVDCCNSFNLCNFSGAESVHIHTAVLLLTAGVLFLLSC, via the exons ATGACGCCTGTTACGAAGATGCTGCTCAGCCTCGCTCTCCTTTCTCTACTCATCTCACCTG TGCTGTCACTTGATTGCTACGTGTGCACTTCTGCTGCCACTAATGAACAATGCAACACGAACAATGAGGAGTGTCAGGCGCCGCGGGACACCTGTATGACTGTTGTGGACATTTTAG GTTCTGCCAAAGTCATCTCGAAGCAGTGTGCGAGCCAGGCCACATGCAATGGAGCAGCTGCCTCCGCCTCTGTGGACTCAAACGGGAACGGGAACATTGTCGACTGCTGCAACAGTTTTAACTTGTGTAACTTCAGCGGAGCCGAGTCTGTTCACATCCACACAGCAGTGCTGCTTCTAACTGCAGGTGTGCTATTCCTGCTGTCATGCTGA
- the LOC132984229 gene encoding CCN family member 3-like, with protein MTNMSERALFLFFTAQVFTLALSQVCPRRCQCPKEPPMCPPGVPLVLDDCVCCLVCAREKGQVCSEMHPCDTRKGLQCAYSTDIHKRTGICVAHEGLVCVVDGSVYQNGQTFFPSCKYQCMCRDGQIACVPRCNVDVMLPGPDCPMPRRVQVPGECCEKWVCEPLAEASALGGFAMAAYRQEESVSFDNWDPSLNCIEQTTEWGACSQTCGMGVSTRVTNKNSRCEMVKQSRLCMIRPCDDQQDQTELALLAPKRGSKCQRMVRSDKAVHLSYKTCTSVQAYKPRYCGSCTDGRCCTPHRTKTALVEFKCNGKTTRKPVMAILTCACHSHCPRDNAVWLPSELGYSGMRL; from the exons ATGACTAATATGTCAGAGAGAGcgctttttctcttctttacagCACAG GTGTTTACACTGGCCCTGTCCCAGGTGTGTCCTCGGAGGTGCCAGTGTCCTAAAGAGCCCCCCATGTGTCCCCCTGGGGTGCCCCTGGTCCTGGATGACTGCGTCTGCTGTCTGGTATGTGCCCGTGAGAAGGGGCAGGTGTGCTCTGAGATGCACCCCTGTGACACACGGAAAGGGCTGCAGTGTGCATACAGCACAGACATCCACAAGAGGACCGGCATCTGCGTCG CTCATGAGggacttgtgtgtgtggtggatgGTTCTGTCTATCAAAACGGTCAGACCTTCTTCCCCAGCTGCAAATACCAGTGTATGTGTCGAGACGGGCAGATTGCCTGTGTGCCACGCTGCAATGTGGATGTGATGTTGCCGGGGCCAGACTGCCCCATGCCACGCAGAGTGCAGGTGCCAGGAGAGTGCTGCGAGAAGTGGGTGTGTGAGCCCCTGGCTGAGGCCAGTGCACTTGGAGGCTTTGCAATGGCAG CTTATCGTCAAGAGGAAAGCGTGAGCTTCGACAATTGGGACCCCAGCCTGAACTGCATTGAACAGACCACAGAGTGGGGCGCCTGCTCTCAGACCTGTGGCATGGGGGTGTCCACCAGAGTCACCAATAAGAACAGCCGGTGTGAGATGGTGAAACAGAGCCGATTGTGTATGATCAGACCGTGTGACGACCAGCAGGACCAGACTGAGCTGGCACTGCTTGCACCAAAG AGAGGCAGTAAGTGCCAAAGGATGGTGAGGAGTGACAAAGCCGTCCACCTCTCCTATAAGACCTGCACCAGTGTACAGGCCTACAAGCCTCGCTACTGTGGCTCCTGCACAGATGGCCGCTGCTGCACCCCCCACAGAACCAAGACCGCACTGGTGGAGTTTAAATGTAACGGTAAAACCACCAGGAAGCCAGTGATGGCCATCCTGACCTGTGCCTGCCACAGCCACTGCCCCCGAGACAACGCCGTTTGGCTGCCATCAGAGCTGGGCTACAGCGGCATGAGGTTATAG
- the LOC132984237 gene encoding secretagogin-like, with amino-acid sequence MESAFDNLDAAGFLEIWQHFDADDNGYIEGKELDEFFRHMMKKLEPQEKVTEERVQRLKQRFMSAYDVIADGRLQIQELANMILPADENFLLIFRRETPLDNSVDFIKIWKNYDVDCSGYISAQELKAFLKDLFQQHQKEVPSDKLEEYTDTMMKIFDKNKDGCLDLNDLARILALEENFLLQFQMDACSKEERWRDFDKIFTHYDVSKTGALEGPEVDGLVKDMMGLARPNITGPELDKLRAILLRHCDVNKDGKIQRNELALCLGVKSKV; translated from the exons ATGGAAAGTGCTTTTGATAACCTGGATGCTGCTGGTTTTCTGGAAATCTGGCAACACTTTGATGCAGATG ATAATGGCTACATTGAGGGCAAAGAGTTAGATGAGTTTTTCCGTCACATGATGAAGAAACTGGAGCCACAG GAGAAAGTTACTGAGGAGAGAGTTCAGAGACTGAAACAGAGGTTTATGTCGGCCTATGATGTCATCGCTGATGGGAGACTACAGATCCAGGAG ttgGCCAATATGATCCTCCCTGCGGATGAGAACTTCCTGTTAATTTTCCGCAGAGAAACTCCTCTGGACAACAGCGTAGACTTCATTAAG ATCTGGAAGAACTACGATGTTGACTGCAGCGGCTACATCTCTGCTCAGGAACTCAAG GCTTTCCTGAAAGACTTGTTCCAGCAGCATCAGAAGGAAGTGCCTTCTGACAAGCTGGAGGAGTACACAGACACAATG atgaaaatctttgacaaaaacaaggaTGGCTGTTTGGATTTGAATGACTTGGCCAG GATCTTGGCTTTGGAGGAAAATTTCTTGCTCCAGTTCCAGATGGAT GCGTGcagtaaagaggagagatggagagacttTGACAAGATCTTCACCCATTATGATGTT AGTAAGACGGGAGCGCTGGAGGGTCCTGAGGTTGACGGCTTGGTCAAAGACATGATGGGGCTGGCCAGG CCCAACATCACGGGTCCCGAGCTTGACAAGCTGCGAGCTATTCTGCTGCGTCACTGTGATGTCAACAAGGACGGAAAGATCCAGAGAAATGAGCTGGCTCTGTGTCTGGGAGTCAAATCTAAAGTTTAG